The Salinirubellus salinus genome segment AGTGGTGATGGCGACGTCGCTCTCGACGCGGAGGGGGACCGCGACCACCTCGGGGTCGATGGGGAGCGACGGGGCGAGCACGCGGTAGGCCACGTCGACGTTCGCGGTCAGGAGCTCCCAGAAGAACGTCACGAGGTACGCGAGCGCCGCCGGCACCACGCGGATGCTCTGGTCGACGGCAAGCTGGTCGGCGAAGTACCGCCGGATGGCGAACGCGACGGCGAGGCCGACGACGAGACCGATGAGGAACTCGCCGGCGACGTTCCGGAGCGTCGCATCGAGCGTCGGGCCGGCCTCCACGCCACGGACGAACAGCCAGAGGACGGCGAGGGCGAGCCCGGAGAGCGGCCACTTGCGGGTCACTCACCACCACCTCCGTGGCCGCCACTGCCGGTGTCGCTCGGGACGAACCGGTCGGGGTCCACGGCCTCGACGTAGGCGTCGACGTCGAGGGCGGCCTCGGCGGCGGCGTTCG includes the following:
- a CDS encoding Na+/H+ antiporter subunit E, producing MTRKWPLSGLALAVLWLFVRGVEAGPTLDATLRNVAGEFLIGLVVGLAVAFAIRRYFADQLAVDQSIRVVPAALAYLVTFFWELLTANVDVAYRVLAPSLPIDPEVVAVPLRVESDVAITTIANSITLTPGTLTMDHDAETNTLYVHAISAKDRESVLAPIRRWEDYALVMFEGRDPSLEVPRRPGPETPEPDAATDGGATVAGATAADEEGTVAPADDTGGESDGR